The proteins below are encoded in one region of Silene latifolia isolate original U9 population chromosome 2, ASM4854445v1, whole genome shotgun sequence:
- the LOC141627705 gene encoding putative F-box protein At5g55150 has translation MGNWSELDYDLLGEIVLKLDAIQDFVHFSVVCRSWNRASSLVKSKWKPSMPCLLLAENHTENPAFLRKILSLDNDKCYQLSLPHTFGARCWGSNCGWVVTIDLSRQIYMYNPFTKARLGLPPQPTLPNQDPPLDNEEEDAILTRMVSIRKAIVVKDGNDLIVLAMHSNWKRFLSFARPGDVTWTPIVPPWPVEGTPAILPFSQRTADVVCKDGSILILYEDASVGGLDLSDLSKSRKSEHFVKAKQFLPSSEVFKNRLNKHLQEMYFVESLGKLLIVLRHKRNVWDPDSQVNEDEIYKTDRFEVFAFDSEARKWEQVTELGDVALFVGDNQSISVRASDCRNCKSNCIYFTDDCDEFWNLPPKFGGHDIGFFDLADGKFHQFYGGDDVNSDFCTPFWFMPHF, from the coding sequence ATGGGAAATTGGTCAGAATTAGACTATGATCTTCTAGGTGAGATTGTTCTAAAACTAGATGCAATCCAAGACTTTGTTCATTTCTCGGTTGTTTGTCGCTCATGGAATCGTGCTTCTTCCTTGGTTAAATCCAAGTGGAAGCCGTCAATGCCATGTCTTCTACTAGCAGAGAACCACACTGAAAACCCGGCTTTTCTCAGGAAAATCCTTAGTCTCGACAATGATAAATGCTACCAATTAAGTCTTCCACACACTTTCGGTGCTAGATGTTGGGGTTCAAATTGCGGATGGGTTGTCACTATCGACCTTAGTCGACAGATTTACATGTACAACCCGTTTACCAAGGCTAGACTTGGGCTACCACCTCAACCTACCCTTCCGAACCAAGATCCACCTCTCGATAATGAGGAAGAAGATGCTATTCTTACACGAATGGTTTCTATCAGAAAGGCGATAGTAGTAAAAGATGGTAATGATTTGATAGTTTTGGCAATGCATAGTAATTGGAAGAGATTTTTATCGTTTGCAAGGCCGGGCGATGTTACATGGACTCCAATCGTTCCCCCTTGGCCCGTGGAGGGAACGCCAGCTATTTTGCCGTTTAGTCAGCGTACTGCAGATGTAGTGTGTAAAGATGGTTCAATATTAATTCTATACGAGGATGCATCGGTTGGGGGTCTCGATTTATCAGATTTAAGTAAAAGCAGAAAATCAGAACATTTTGTGAAGGCTAAGCAATTCTTGCCATCTTCCGAGGTGTTTAAGAATCGCCTCAATAAGCATTTACAGGAAATGTATTTCGTGGAGTCCTTGGGTAAGTTGCTCATCGTTCTTCGACATAAGCGAAATGTTTGGGATCCAGATAGTCAAGTCAACGAAGATGAGATTTACAAAACGGATCGTTTTGAGGTATTTGCATTTGATTCAGAGGCTAGAAAGTGGGAGCAAGTCACGGAATTGGGCGATGTTGCATTGTTTGTAGGCGATAACCAGAGTATATCAGTACGAGCATCAGATTGTCGAAACTGTAAATCTAATTGCATTTACTTTACTGATGATTGTGATGAATTCTGGAATTTGCCACCAAAGTTTGGAGGGCATGACATTGGGTTTTTCGACTTGGCAGACGGAAAATTTCACCAGTTTTATGGTGGCGACGATGTGAATTCTGATTTTTGTACTCCCTTTTGGTTTATGCCTCACTTTTAA
- the LOC141642072 gene encoding putative F-box protein At5g55150, translating into MRNWSELNHDLLGEIVLKLAAIEDFVYFSVVCRSWNRASSLVKCTWKPTMPYLLLAKNEFQNPKFLRKVYSLSSDRCYKLSLPHTFRFRCWGSAFGWIVIQAGPSCITNPFTNARIRLPFVPTMWCEVTPLDNEDELATFYRQVTTRKLVVIQDVESGNDGGNDGGNGLIVFAMHTNWKRSLAFARPGDLTWTSVVAPRQPFTFRAADVVRRDRLVLILYEDSSVGYVELSDLSKSINLEQSSVQAKEFVPSPSPGDFKPRLSGMHLLEMYLVDSFGSLLMVLRHKSTKWDPNGEVSEDEVYKTVRFEVFGIDFKTKKWDRLKDLGDVALFVGDNQSMSVRASDCRNCKSNCIYFTDDCDELWDLPGYAGGHDMGFYDLEDGKIYQFYKGGNVHSTHCTPFWFVPHF; encoded by the coding sequence ATGAGAAATTGGTCTGAGTTGAACCATGATCTTCTAGGTGAGATTGTTTTAAAATTAGCTGCAATCGAAGATTTTGTTTATTTTTCGGTTGTTTGTCGTTCATGGAATCGCGCTTCTTCGTTGGTTAAATGCACATGGAAGCCAACAATGCCATATCTTCTCCTAGCAAAGAATGAGTTCCAAAACCCGAAATTTCTTAGGAAAGTATATAGTCTGAGCAGTGATAGATGTTATAAATTAAGTCTTCCCCACACCTTTCGGTTTAGATGTTGGGGTTCGGCTTTTGGATGGATAGTTATCCAAGCTGGACCAAGTTGCATAACCAACCCGTTTACAAACGCTAGAATTCGGCTTCCATTTGTACCAACCATGTGGTGCGAAGTTACACCACTCGATAATGAAGATGAACTTGCTACATTTTATCGACAAGTTACTACTAGAAAGTTAGTAGTTATACAAGATGTCGAGAGTGGAAACGATGGTGGTAACGATGGTGGTAACGGTTTGATAGTTTTCGCAATGCATACTAATTGGAAGAGATCATTGGCTTTTGCAAGACCAGGTGATCTTACATGGACTTCAGTAGTTGCTCCACGACAGCCCTTTACTTTTCGCGCTGCAGATGTTGTGCGTAGAGATCGATTGGTACTAATTCTATACGAGGATTCATCGGTTGGGTATGTCGAGTTATCAGATTTAAGTAAAAGCATAAACTTAGAACAATCTTCTGTTCAGGCGAAGGAATTCGTTCCATCTCCGTCTCCAGGGGATTTTAAGCCTCGTCTAAGCGGTATGCATTTATTGGAAATGTATTTAGTTGACTCGTTTGGTAGTTTGTTAATGGTTCTTCGACACAAGAGCACTAAATGGGATCCTAATGGTGAAGTTAGTGAAGACGAAGTTTACAAAACTGTCCGTTTTGAGGTATTTGGGATCGATTTTAAGACAAAAAAGTGGGATCGGTTAAAGGATTTAGGGGATGTTGCCCTGTTTGTAGGGGATAACCAGAGTATGTCAGTAAGAGCATCAGATTGTCGAAACTGTAAATCGAATTGCATTTACTTTACTGATGATTGTGATGAACTTTGGGACTTGCCAGGATATGCAGGCGGGCATGACATGGGGTTTTACGACTTGGAAGACGGAAAGATTTACCAGTTTTACAAAGGCGGAAATGTGCATTCCACTCATTGTACTCCCTTCTGGTTTGTCCCTCACTTTTAG
- the LOC141642073 gene encoding putative F-box protein At5g55150: MGNWSELDYDLLGEIVLKLDAIEDFVYFSVVCRSWNRASSLVKPKWKPSMPCLLLAENHTENPGFLRKILSLDNDQFYQLSVPHTFGARCWGSNCGWVVTIDLSRQIYIYNPFTKARLGLPPQPTLPNQDPPLDNEEEDAILARMVSIRKAIVVKDGNDLIVLAMHSNWKRFLSFARPGDVTWTPIVPPWPVEGTPAILPFSQRTADVVCKDGSILILYEDASVGCLDLSDLSKSTKLEHSVKAKQFLPSSEVFKNRLNKHLQEMYFVESLGKLLIVLRRKRDVWDPDSQVGEDEIYKTDRFEVFAFDTEAKRWEQVTELGDVALFVGDNQSISVRASDCRNCKSNCIYFTDDCDEFWDLPPKLGGHDMGFFDLEDGKIHQFYSGDDVHSNFCTPFWLMPHF; this comes from the coding sequence ATGGGAAATTGGTCAGAATTAGACTATGATCTTCTAGGTGAGATTGTTCTAAAACTAGATGCAATCGAAGACTTTGTTTATTTCTCGGTTGTTTGTCGTTCATGGAATCGTGCTTCTTCCTTGGTTAAACCCAAGTGGAAGCCGTCAATGCCATGTCTTCTCCTAGCAGAGAACCACACTGAAAACCCGGGTTTTCTCAGAAAAATCCTCAGTCTCGACAATGATCAATTCTACCAATTAAGTGTTCCCCACACTTTCGGTGCTAGATGTTGGGGTTCAAATTGCGGATGGGTTGTCACTATCGACCTCAGTCGACAAATTTATATATACAACCCGTTTACCAAGGCTAGACTTGGTCTCCCACCTCAACCTACCCTTCCGAACCAAGACCCACCTCTCGATAATGAGGAAGAAGATGCTATTCTTGCACGAATGGTTTCTATTAGAAAGGCGATAGTAGTAAAAGATGGTAATGATTTGATAGTTTTGGCAATGCATAGTAATTGGAAGAGATTTTTATCGTTTGCAAGGCCGGGCGATGTTACATGGACTCCAATCGTTCCCCCTTGGCCCGTGGAGGGAACGCCAGCTATTTTGCCGTTTAGTCAGCGTACTGCAGATGTAGTGTGTAAAGATGGTTCAATATTAATTCTATACGAGGATGCATCGGTTGGGTGTCTCGATTTATCCGATTTAAGTAAAAGCACAAAATTAGAACATTCTGTGAAGGCTAAGCAATTCTTGCCGTCTTCTGAGGTGTTTAAGAATCGCCTCAATAAGCATTTACAGGAAATGTATTTCGTGGAGTCCTTGGGTAAGTTGCTCATCGTTCTTCGACGTAAGCGAGATGTTTGGGATCCAGATAGTCAAGTCGGCGAAGATGAGATTTACAAAACGGATCGTTTTGAGGTATTTGCATTTGATACAGAGGCTAAAAGGTGGGAACAAGTCACGGAATTGGGCGATGTTGCATTGTTTGTAGGCGATAACCAGAGTATATCAGTACGAGCATCAGATTGTCGAAACTGTAAATCTAATTGCATTTACTTCACTGATGATTGTGATGAATTCTGGGATTTGCCACCAAAGTTAGGAGGGCATGACATGGGGTTTTTCGACTTGGAAGATGGAAAAATTCACCAGTTTTACAGTGGCGACGATGTGCATTCTAACTTTTGTACCCCCTTTTGGCTTATGCCTCACTTTTAG
- the LOC141627712 gene encoding putative F-box protein At5g60060 → MHTDWRKLLAFSRPGDLTWSTVIPPWPLTRSRRTADVVCRDRLVLILYEDASVGYVDLSDLSKSTNFEQFVQAKEFFPSPSPGAFKARLSGLHLLEMYLVESFGSLLMVLRHKNTCWVPNGEVSEDEVYKTVSFEVFGINFKTKKWDPVKDLGDVALFVGDNQSISVRASDCRNCKSNCVYFTDDCDELWDLPRNLGGHDMGFYNLEDGKIYQFYRGRDIHSGFCTPFWFVPHF, encoded by the coding sequence ATGCATACTGATTGGAGAAAGTTATTGGCTTTTTCAAGGCCGGGCGATCTTACATGGTCTACGGTTATTCCTCCATGGCCATTGACTCGTAGTCGTCGTACTGCAGATGTTGTGTGTAGAGATCGATTGGTATTAATTCTATATGAGGATGCATCGGTTGGATATGTCGACTTATCAGATTTAAGTAAAAGCACAAATTTCGAACAGTTTGTTCAGGCAAAAGAATTCTTTCCATCTCCGTCTCCAGGGGCTTTTAAGGCTCGTCTTAGCGGATTGCATTTATTGGAAATGTATTTAGTTGAGTCGTTTGGTAGTTTGTTAATGGTTCTTCGACACAAGAACACTTGTTGGGTTCCTAATGGTGAAGTTAGTGAAGACGAAGTTTACAAAACTGTCAGTTTTGAGGTATTTGGGATTAATTTTAAGACGAAAAAGTGGGATCCCGTAAAGGATTTAGGCGATGTTGCCCTGTTTGTTGGCGATAACCAGAGTATATCAGTAAGAGCGTCAGATTGTCGGAACTGTAAATCCAATTGCGTTTACTTTACTGATGATTGTGATGAACTTTGGGACTTGCCACGAAACTTAGGAGGGCATGACATGGGGTTTTATAACTTGGAAGACGGAAAGATTTACCAGTTTTACAGAGGCCGCGATATACATTCCGGTTTTTGTACCCCTTTTTGGTTTGTGCCTCACTTTTAG